The Methanomassiliicoccus sp. genome segment GTAAAACATACTTGTGATTGCTGAGCAAACACCATTGAATCCAAGCAACAATCCACTGAGAGTTGTGCTGCCTCCCATTTCTGCAATATAATACGTCAGCTTGGTCGGTAGGGCGAACATTAGAAACATTGTGAGAAGTAAAGAGATGTAGCATAATGCGACCAGTGGTCTGTTGGTTTTCTTTTCTGGTATGTTCTCCAGACCGTCCAACGGTTCCGGATACGCGGGCTCCCTCGCGGAAATAACGACCAGCATAGTGATGAGGAATCCCATTCCGTAGATGAGGAAAGGAAGCCTCCAGCTGATTCCGGCGAGAACGCCTCCAGATAACTCCAGAACCAGTACTCCGATTCCAGTCGCCGCGGCTTGATAGCTGAGTACCTTTACACGCATCGCTCCAGAATAATATTCTGATAACAGTGCGGTACACGAGCATGTCAGTCCAGCAATTCCCATACCTACAAAGAAACGACCGATAAGGATCGTTTCAATGCTGTTGAGGAAATACCCGGAAACTCCTGCGAAACCGAAAATTAGGAGCGAGATGATGAGAATCTTAACCTTACCGATCTTGTCCGCAAGAGTGCCCATCCCCATCCCTGTTATGGCAATGGCTAGAGAAGGTAGCGTAACGATAAGACTAATTATGAACTCAGATGTTTCGGGGAATACAGTACTGATAGTTGGCAGAGCCGGCGCAACGGCGGCACCACCCATTAGCATCATCATAGATGCCAATAGTAAACCTAGTAAGGTCAATTTAGTAGGTTTGAAATCTTCTCTCTCCATATCGGGGAGAATGTGAGGTACTATTTATTATTTTGCATAATTATTAACACGACTATGATAATTAACAAATTTTAAAGTGGGCATTATGCTGAAATCGGGTGTTTCTAACTAAGGTGAGACCCAAACATTGTTGTGTCTAGATGTAAAAAACGGATTTCAATGAACTTCATTAGAAAGGCTAAACCAGTACATAGGCAGGGGAGTAGATTGGTTTAATGGATGAGTAGAATTGAATGAGAAGAAGAGAGGGCACACTTGGGACCACTCAAGTGCGAGAGCTAGTCAATAAATGATGATGCCGGATAAGTTAGTCAATTAAACGTCAAGAATATACACCAATCGGATGGTCATAATTCCAATAATATGATAATATTTTACCTAAATACGTGACAATAACCGCTAAGATAAAATAATTTTATATAAAAAAATAAAAGATGGAAGGAGGTATTTGCATTTAATCTCTTGTCATCCATCTATACTACTTATTAATAATTGCGGCCTCCAACTTACGGACGGCATCAGAGGAATTCTCCCCGTAGATGTCCGC includes the following:
- a CDS encoding MFS transporter, whose translation is MGGAAVAPALPTISTVFPETSEFIISLIVTLPSLAIAITGMGMGTLADKIGKVKILIISLLIFGFAGVSGYFLNSIETILIGRFFVGMGIAGLTCSCTALLSEYYSGAMRVKVLSYQAAATGIGVLVLELSGGVLAGISWRLPFLIYGMGFLITMLVVISAREPAYPEPLDGLENIPEKKTNRPLVALCYISLLLTMFLMFALPTKLTYYIAEMGGSTTLSGLLLGFNGVCSAITSMFYRRISGRLEIFAILTVAFGLFAIAYLLFAIPASYPVTFISVCFVGIAVGFIIPTVTNTLAKESSPKTSGKLMGGFGVMLNLGQFISSLILVPIIAATGSYGGMFTYLGIVAVLVFVVFAAWTIHLRLITTRSAALGGNNDQT